The Gemmatimonas aurantiaca T-27 DNA segment GTCCTACCTGCCGCTGGCCGACGGCGATCCGCTGCAACTGGGAGGCGCGCACCTCAACCTCGATGCCTGCGATGCCTGGAACGCATCGGCCAACACCAACTACCCCGATGCCCTGGTGCAGTTGTCGCTGCTCACCACGGCGGCGCGATCGGGGGACATCATCATTTCGGCGAGCCCCGGGTGGGATCTGCGCACGCGCTTCGAACCCGTGGTGCACGTGTCCACACACGGCGCGTTGTTGCGCGACCAGATGCTTGCCCCGTTGCTGCTGGACACTCCATCTGCCCGGCTGCCGCAGCGCACGTCGGATGTGGTACCGAGTGCGCTCGACTTGTTGGGGCTCCCACCGCTGCCATTCGCCGAAGGTCGGTCGTTTCTGCGCACGGTATGAGGCAACGAGAGGCTCCCGCTGCCGCTATTCGGTGCGGTTCCGGCTGCGCTCGGGGTCGAACCCTTCAGGATAACGCTTGCGCAACTTGTCGATATTGCGCTGCGCAATGTCATCGAGCGACATGTCGAGCACCGTGGCAAAAGCTCCCAGATACCAGAGGCAATCGCCCAGTTCCTTGGCCAATGCTTCGCGATCAAGCGGCGTGGCGTGGAACAGGTGCTTCTTGATCACCTCGGCTACTTCCCCGGCTTCACCGGTGAGGCCGAGGGCGGCGTTGGCCAACTGCTGTTCGTGCGTGCGGTCGCGCCCGAGCGTGCGCGCCGCCAGGTGTTGATACTCGTCGAGGGTCATGCCCTCAAAGATATCGTCAGGCCGCCAGCAACGTGGAAGCCTGTGGCAGTTCCATCTCGAGGTCGTCGAGCAGCGACTCCAATTCGAGGCCGTCGATCCCCAACAGCGCTAGAGCCTGCGGATGCGGGGCGCTGCTTTCCACCGTGTGCACATATCCGATGCCCAACTGCGCCGCCAGCACATCGGCCAGGTGAATGACCGCGGCAAAACGCTGCGCATCACCGGTCAACTCGCTGAAGTCGTGATGGTACCGGCAGGCCGAGGCCAGCGAGGGGGGGAAGTTCCACGCCTCGCACAGGGCCCCGCCCAACTGTTCATGTGTCGCCCCGATCTGCTCGAGCTCGAGCTCCCGGAATGTCAGCGCCCCTGGCGCGCCGGCACGCTGCATGATGAGAGAGAACTCGGGCAGCCACGCCTGCATGGCGACAATGATGCCGATGTCGTGCAGCAGACCAGCCAGCATCGCTTCTTCTGGCAGGCCCACACCAGTGCGCAGAGCCACGGCCCGGGCGGCAGTCCCCACAGCCACACTGTGCGCCCAGAGGTCGCTGGGATCGAATCCCGGGATCGTGCGCCCGCCGCGGAACAGGCGATGCAGGCTCGCGGCCAGCGCGATACTGCGAATGGCTTCCACACCCAGCAGGCGGATGGCGGCCCGTGGTGTGGATACCTCACGCTGCCGACGATAGAAGGCGGAGTTGACCACCTTCAGCACACGGGCCGCAAGCGACGGATCGGAAATGAGGATCTCGTGCATCATCTCCTCGGTCGCCGCGGGATTTTCCGCCACCCGCATGATCCGGATGGCAACATCCGGCAGCGTTCCCAATGCGCCGACGCGGCTCAGCGTCGCACGAATGATGAAGTCTTTCACGCAGCCTCCCGCGTATTTGTGCCGTTCCCCGAAGTGTTGCCGGAACCGGCGCCCGTGCGCGCCCACTCTTCGAGCGCATCCGCAGTGAGCGGACGGCCGAGGAGAAAGCCCTGTCCATAGGTGTAGCCCAGCGCCTGCAGTAGCACCAACTGATCCACCCGTTCGATGCCTTCCGCCACGATTTCCAGGCCCAGATTCTCGGCCAGTGACACCACCGCGTGCAGCAGGGCCGAGAAACCACGCCCCCGGCTGATGTTGTCGGTCAGAGTGCGGTCGACCTTCAGCGTATCGAACGGATACTCCTGCAGACAGGAGAGCGACGAATAGCCCGCACCAAAGTCATCCATCGCCAGCCGCACGCCGTGACGCTTGAACTCGGCCAGCAGTTCGGACGCCATGGAGCGCTGCTGCATGATCTGCGATTCGGTGACCTCGAGCTGCAGACACTCCGGCGGCATGCCCATCTCATCGAGAATGGCCATCATGCGCTTGGCGAGCTGCGGATCCGTCAACTGCACGCGCGACAGATTCACGCTGATGTAGCGCGGAGCCAGCTCGGGCATATGCTCCCGCCAGTGCAGGAATTGCAGACAGGCCTGACGCAACACGATGTCCGACAGCGGCAGGATCAGGCGAGTCTCTTCGGCAATGGGGATGAACTGCGCAGGCGAGATGCTGCCGAGTTCCGGGTGCCGCCAGCGCAGCAACACCTCCACGCACTCGAGACGACGGTCTTCCAGTGACAGGATCGGCTGATAGGCCAGAAACATCTGGTCCGTGCCAATGGCTTCACGCAGCGCGTTTTCGAGCTGCATGCGATACCGCACGGCTTCCCGCATATCGTTCGTAAAGACCGCGTGACACCCCTTTCCGCGCGCCTTGGCTTCGTACATCGCGATGTCGGCATCGCGCAGCATATCGGCCGCTTCGGTATATCCACCGCCGCTGTGCACGATGCCGATACTCGCGCTGGATCGCACGATGTGCTGATCGAGATGGTAGGGAAGTTCGATGACCTCGATCAATCGATCGGCCACGACCGTGGCGGCCGCGGCGTCACGCGTGCCTTCCAGAATGACGATGAACTCGTCACCACCCAGGCGGGCCACGGTGGTTCCGCTCACATCGCGCGCCAGACTGTCCTGCACACGCAGACTGTCACGCAGGCGCTGCCCCAGCTCGGCGAGCAGCATGTCACCGAACGCGTGCCCGAGACTGTCGTTGATCAGCTTGAACCGATCAAAGTCGATGAACATCAGCGAGAATGATTCTTCGACATTGCGACGCGCCCGATCGATCGCATGCTGCAAACGCCACTGGAGCAGCGCGCGGTTGGGCAACCCGGTGAGCGGATCGATATGCGCTGCCCGTCCGAGGTCATCGAGCATGCGCTGCCGCTCGATGAGGGATTGCACACGCGCACGCAGTTCGGCGCCGAAGAACGGCTTGCGAATGTAGTCCGACGCACCGGCCTCGAAACACGCGGCGAGGACTTCCCGCTGTTCACTCGCGGTGATGATGATGATCGGCACATCCGCGAGCGCCGGATGCAGGCGCAGCTTGGGAAGCAGTGCGACACCCGTGCCGTCCGGCAATTCCTGGTCGAGCAGAATGAGGTCAGGACGCATGGCAATGGCCTGCGCCATGCCGCCGCGTCCATCGTGCGCGCTCGCGAACTGCACATGGAGCGGGCGCAACATGGCCTCGACCAGCGGATGGATATCCGCGTCGTCGTCAATCAGCAGCACTCGGGCTGGTGGCTGCGCCAGGCGCCGCCAATCTTCCCGTCGTTGATCCATGGTCATATTGGTCACTCCAGAGTCATACCCTGCGCGCCGCGCTGTGCTGCGCGCGCAAAATGCTGCAATCGGTCCATTGTCGGTCCACAGGTGTCCGGGCTTTCCCGGAGCAGTTGCTGTTCGAGTTCCCGCGCCAGGTCGCCAACGGCGGGATAGCCATAGCTGCCGGCAGCGCCTTTGAGTTGATGCGCCGCCTGCACGGCCTTGTCCACACGCCCCTCACGCAACGCGACGTCGATGGTGGCCACACGATCCGGCAACGCGGAGGCAAATCGGGCCACCAGTGCGGCCAATTCCGGCTCGCGCGACATTTCGCTGTACAACACCTGCGGGAAGAGGTCTTCCTCCTCACGCAGCCAGTGAGCACAGGTCGCGATCAGCGCCGCACGATCAATGGGCTTGCTGGCATAGTCGTCACAGCCCGCGTCGAGGCACCGTGCACGATCTTCCGCCATGGCGTGGGCTGTGAGGGCAATGATCGGCATCGTTTCGCCGCGCGCCCGCAAGGTGGCGGCGAGAGTGTAACCGTCCATCTCCGGCATCTGCATGTCGGTCACCAGCAGGTCGAATGGTGCCCCTGCCGCCGAAGCCCACTCCAGCGCCTCCAGCGCCTGTCGTCCATTCGGCGCCACCGTCACTTCAGCACCCGCCGTCCGTAGCAGCAGAGCGATGAGGCGCTGATTGTCTTCGCCGTCTTCGGCCAACAGGATCCGTCCGCGCAACGCGAGCACGGCCGGACGCTGTGCGCCCAGGGCCGCCGCATCTGCCAACTCGAGACGGGTGCTGTCCAATTGGTCCACACACGCCGCCGATGCAATGGGCTGCAGCACCAGTCGCAGTTCGAAACGCGAGCCACGACCAGGTGCCGTGTGCACCAGACGGACATGGCCTCCCATCAGGGTGGCGAGGCGACGGCAAATGG contains these protein-coding regions:
- a CDS encoding putative bifunctional diguanylate cyclase/phosphodiesterase, giving the protein MTMDQRREDWRRLAQPPARVLLIDDDADIHPLVEAMLRPLHVQFASAHDGRGGMAQAIAMRPDLILLDQELPDGTGVALLPKLRLHPALADVPIIIITASEQREVLAACFEAGASDYIRKPFFGAELRARVQSLIERQRMLDDLGRAAHIDPLTGLPNRALLQWRLQHAIDRARRNVEESFSLMFIDFDRFKLINDSLGHAFGDMLLAELGQRLRDSLRVQDSLARDVSGTTVARLGGDEFIVILEGTRDAAAATVVADRLIEVIELPYHLDQHIVRSSASIGIVHSGGGYTEAADMLRDADIAMYEAKARGKGCHAVFTNDMREAVRYRMQLENALREAIGTDQMFLAYQPILSLEDRRLECVEVLLRWRHPELGSISPAQFIPIAEETRLILPLSDIVLRQACLQFLHWREHMPELAPRYISVNLSRVQLTDPQLAKRMMAILDEMGMPPECLQLEVTESQIMQQRSMASELLAEFKRHGVRLAMDDFGAGYSSLSCLQEYPFDTLKVDRTLTDNISRGRGFSALLHAVVSLAENLGLEIVAEGIERVDQLVLLQALGYTYGQGFLLGRPLTADALEEWARTGAGSGNTSGNGTNTREAA
- a CDS encoding nucleoside triphosphate pyrophosphohydrolase family protein; translated protein: MTLDEYQHLAARTLGRDRTHEQQLANAALGLTGEAGEVAEVIKKHLFHATPLDREALAKELGDCLWYLGAFATVLDMSLDDIAQRNIDKLRKRYPEGFDPERSRNRTE
- a CDS encoding HDOD domain-containing protein encodes the protein MKDFIIRATLSRVGALGTLPDVAIRIMRVAENPAATEEMMHEILISDPSLAARVLKVVNSAFYRRQREVSTPRAAIRLLGVEAIRSIALAASLHRLFRGGRTIPGFDPSDLWAHSVAVGTAARAVALRTGVGLPEEAMLAGLLHDIGIIVAMQAWLPEFSLIMQRAGAPGALTFRELELEQIGATHEQLGGALCEAWNFPPSLASACRYHHDFSELTGDAQRFAAVIHLADVLAAQLGIGYVHTVESSAPHPQALALLGIDGLELESLLDDLEMELPQASTLLAA